GTTAGGAAAACCTTGGGCACAGGTGCCAACTACTAAACAAATGCCATCTGGAGTTTGGCCTTGCCGAGCTTGCTGCACAATCGGCGAAAAATGCCCCATTGCATCAATCAATAACCTTGTCTTCAGGTCTTGTCCTGCTTTGACCGTTACTCCATTGGGATGAGCGATCGCGCCTTCAAAACCTGTGTGTTCTAGCAGCTTGCCGCCACTCGCTAAGAAACGAGACTTGAGCGTATCAAGTAAAAAAACTGGATCAACTCCAATATTGAGGATGTCCCGCACCCAGAGGTCAGAGCCGCCTAAAAAGCTAATGCGGGCAGGATTGTACTGGGTCGCGATCGCCTGTGCCAGTTCTGATTCGGTGAGTAAACCGAGTTCTATAAAGACTTGCAGTTCTTGTCGCGAGATATTCCACTCTTGCTCTCGTCCCCGTAGCACTCCTCGCTCCACTAGTGCTACTCGCCACCCTTTTTGGGCTAAAGCTGCGCCAATAAAAATCCCTAAAGTCCCCCCGCAGATCACGACATCCCAATCCACCGACTCTAAGAGTTCCTGACTCGGCCGAATAACTGTTGGGATGGGAAACTGCTGGTGGCGTAACTTGTGCCACAAATCATCAACCCGGCGTAGCCCTGCTAGGGCATCTCCAGGCAAAGTAGCGAGAATTTGCTCGGTTAGGGTCATGGCAGTTAACTCACGGTCAGAACTGGGCAATGCAAATAACGGTAAGACCTAAATGGGACGATTTGACATCACCTATACAAAGTTACTTACCGAAAGCTAGAACCGCATTCTGTCCCCCAAAACCAAAACTAAAACAGAGAGCATGGTTCACCACGCGATCGCTAGCTTCTGTCACAAAATCCAAATCAAATTCTGGCTCTTGTAGCCCAACACAAGGCGGCAAAATCTGGTGTCGGAGAGCCATGAGACAAAATGCAGCCCCTAAAGCGCCCGAAACTCCTAGCGTATGACCTGTGGCTCCTTTGGTAGAACTCACTGGGACTCCTTGTGGAAATAGATGCTGAATTAGATGCGCTTCGTTGCGATCATTCAGTTGCGTGGCAGTGCCATGAGCATGGATATAGTCGATCGCTTCGGGCCTTAAAGAACTGCGATCGAGGCATTGCTGAACCGCCGCGATCGCCGCTCTGCTATTAGGGTCAGGGGCACTCATATGGTAGCCGTCAGCCGTTAAGCCAAAACCTAAAATGCGGCCACAAACCGGAGCCAATCGCTGTTGTGCCAACTCCGCTGACTCCAGCACTAAGACAGCGGCCCCTTCCCCTAACACCAAGCCTTCACGACGGCGATCGAAAGGATAAGCCCCTGTTGCAGCTAAAGCTCCCATTTGTTGAAAACCAGCCAGCGTGAGGGGAGTAATCGGGGCTTCCACGGCCCCCGCGATCACTCGCTGACATTGCCCCGTTCGTACCAACTCAAATCCCTGCGCAATCGCCCATATCCCAGTAGCACAAGCCGCCATCGGAGCCAGTACAGGCGCAGAACTACCAATTTGCCGAGCCGCCGCGATTGCGGCCTGACCTGGTAAAGTTTCTAGCCAAGGGAGAGCGATCGGATCACCCGACAAGGGCTGCGCCATTAGGCGGTGCCGCACTTGTAGCTCCCATTGGCTTTGGTAACTGCGGCTCGACCCAATCACGACTCCACATTCACCCAAAGGCGGCGCTAGACCTGCATCTTGCAAAGCTGCGACCACTACTTGCTGAGTTAAGTCATTCAGCGCCGCTGGATGCTTTCCCAACATGGCCAGAGGACGCGGTTCTAGTTCTGGAAAAGGCTGGCGCAGCAGAATGCCTGATTGGTTTGCCAGGAGTTGCTGCCAACTCGTCTGCATGGTCTCACCCAACGCAGACACCAAGCCTATACCTGTCACCACTACATCCACTGCGCCTGCTACCTAGCTCACCAAAAAGCGATTTATTGGGGAGAAGGGGAGGGGCTAGGAGTTGATGCTGCACCACCCTGTTTCAAGTTTTCAGCACCTTTAGTGACTTTGGCAGACTCAATGCGATCGCCTTGCTGAATCGTATCTACCACATCCATGCCCTGAGTCACATAACCGAAAACGGCGTAATCCCGATCCAGGAATTGCAGATCTGCCAAAGCAATGTAGAACTGGGAAGAAGCAGAATCAGGAATAGACGCCCGAGCCATCGCCACAGCGCCACGAGTGTGCTTGAGCTGAGGTGGAGCAGCGATGCCAGCGGTATCTAAGGTTTTGCTATACACCGGGGAAGCACTTCCCTCAGGCTTAATTTCTAGAGGAATATTGCGAGGTTGGCCTGTCGCAGGGTCTACAAAACCCCCTGTACCTAGCTGTTCTAAAGAAAAATTAGGGTCTTTACTTTGCGGGTCACCTGCTTGGGCCACAAAGGGTTGTGGTTCTCGGATAACTCGATGAAAGACTAGACCGTCGTAAACCCCTTGCTGCACCAAGTCCACAAAGTTTCCAGCAGTGATGGGAGCATTAGCACCATCTACTTCTATCGTAATCGGCTTGCCTTTGATGATCAGTTCTACAGTTGCTTTGCCCTCTAAACGAGGGAGGTTAGCAGGCTGGGGGCTAGCAACCGGGGTCGCCGTTGCCGTAGGAGTAGTCTCAGCAGATGAACCGTCAGAGGGTGAGGGGGATGTTTCTTGGGGTGAACATCCTCCTGCTACCAAAGCACTAATCACTAAAAGTGACACTAACCAACGCCGCATCTGCATGTTCAATTACCTACTCAACCGGAGCCACTTATCATCTCATGCGACGATCCCTTCTCTCAACAGAGGTGGCAACCCCTCCAAAGGTCTGATGGGATACCAAATCTTAATCAAGGGAAGGGATGGTGGCGATGAAAGCCAAAGCAAATCACTACAGCCCTTCTAAGGGCACATTCAAGAAGCGAGCCAACTCAGCTCCTTGATTCTCAAGCTCAGCTAATGGCAAAGGCTCGCCCACCCGTGTCAGCGGGATATCATTACGGCCCTTGAGCTTTAGAAACAGAGCACGACGGGGGTTGAGTCCTTCTCTGAGATCAACTCGCACCGATTGGACATCCGAGATGGGACAGTTGATCTCAATGCGGCGGTTCTTTCCGGGAAAGCCCCAACGAAAGATCTTGACTGTACCTGTGTCCCGATTGAATTCGTTATAACCTGCTCCTACGTCCGCAATGATAACTAGCCAGAGGTAGGATGCAAGTAGCAAAGCTGCCACTCCATAGAAACTCATGGCCAATCCTTGAGGCACAAAAACGAGCTGTGTGGGATCGGATACGGGCAGGAGATTGACTTTGAGATAACTAGAGAGACCAGACAAAGCAAATCCAGTGCCACCAATCGAGACAACGGTGGCCCACCAGTAATTACTGAAACGACGAGATCCTAGAATCGGTTGACGTAGGACGAGATTACCTTTGGAAGCAGCTTGTGCAGTCATGCGACTCGCTCAATATAAATTCGCAAAAATTAAAAAAGTGGAACTCCACACTGGAATTATCTAATCCCACCACCCTATAGTATGAGTTAAGCGGTCTAAGAGCCAAAGATTGCTGAGAGAGTACGTGTCAGATTGTAAAAATCCTGATATTTTCTATCATATAGAAACGTTAACTCCTATCTCAGGATCGTATGTCGGTTGCCTAGACAGGGTAAGCGAGAACTAATATGGCTAAGGCTCAACCTCAGCAAGCATATTGGCCGACGTTAAACTGCAAACTCGCAACTTGCTCAATGCCAGGTAGAAACTTCTCTAACCTTGGATAATGAGAAGAGTGTCACTGAGGCAAAAAACTTTTTGCTGCAATAGTAAGAGGATTTGAAATGACCATAGCAATGGGACGCGCGCAGGCAGAGCGGGGGTGGTTCGACGCCCTCGACGACTGGCTCAAACGCGATCGCTTCGTCTTCGTCGGCTGGTCCGGGATTCTCCTGTTCCCCTGCGCCTTCTTGGCAATTGGCGGCTGGATGACCGGAACCACCTTCGTCAGCTCCTGGTACACCCACGGGTTGGCTAGTTCCTACTTAGAAGGATGCAACTTCCTCACCGTCGCTGTCTCGACTCCTCCCAACAGCTTGGGTCACTCCTTGCTGTTGCTGTGGGGTCCTGAAGCTCAAGGTGACTTCACTCGCTGGTGTCAGCTCGGCGGCCTCTGGGCCTTCGTCGCCCTCCACGGTGCCTTCGCCCTCATCGGCTTCATGCTCCGCCAGTTCGAAATCGCTCGCCTCGTGGGCATCCGTCCCTACAACGCGATCGCCTTTTCGGCACCGATTGCGGTGTTTGTGTCGGTGTTCCTGATGTACCCCTTGGGTCAGTCGGGTTGGTTCTTCGCTCCCAGCTTCGGAGTGGCAGCGATTTTCCGCTTCCTGCTGTTCCTGCAAGGCTTCCACAACTGGACCTTGAACCCCTTCCACATGATGGGTGTCGCAGGTGTACTCGGTGGGGCGCTGCTGTGTGCGATTCACGGAGCTACCGTGGAGAACACCTTGTTTGAAGACGGCCAAGGGTCCAACACCTTCCGCGCCTTCAACCCCACCCAAGCCGAAGAGACCTACTCAATGGTGACGGCGAATCGTTTCTGGAGCCAAATCTTCGGGATTGCGTTCTCCAACAAGCGGTGGTTGCACTTCTTCATGCTGTTTGTGCCCGTGATGGGTCTGTGGATGAGTGCGATCGGAATTGTCGGTCTGGCGCTGAACCTGCGAGCTTACGACTTCGTGTCGCAAGAGATTCGCGCAGCGGAGGACCCTGAATTTGAGACGTTCTACACGAAGAACATCTTGCTGAACGAGGGCATCCGCGCTTGGATGGCTCCTCAAGATCAGCCACACGAAAACTTTGTCTTCCCTGAGGAGGTTCTGCCCCGTGGTAACGCTCTCTAATCCAGTGGTTGCGGGCAGTGGCCGCGACCAAGAATCATCTGGTTTTGCTTGGTGGGCTGGTAATGCCCGTCTAATTAGTCTGTCTGGTAAGCTGTTGGGCGCTCACGTCGCTCACCAAGGTCTGATTGTTTTCTGGGCTGGAGCAATGACCTTGTTTGAGGTCGCTCACTTTGTGCCCGAAAAGCCCATGTACGAGCAGGGCTTGATCTTGCTGCCTCACTTGGCGGCTCAAGGCTGGGGCGTGGGTCCTGGTGGTGAAGTGATCAACACCTTCCCCTACTTTGTGGTGGGTGTATTGCATCTGATTTCTTCTGCGGTACTTGGTCTAGGTGGTATCTACCATGCTGTCCGTGGTCCCGAAACCTTAGAAGAGTACTCCTCCTTCTTTGGCTACGACTGGAAAGACAAGAACAAGATGACCACC
This region of Trichocoleus desertorum NBK24 genomic DNA includes:
- the psbD gene encoding photosystem II D2 protein (photosystem q(a) protein) — protein: MTIAMGRAQAERGWFDALDDWLKRDRFVFVGWSGILLFPCAFLAIGGWMTGTTFVSSWYTHGLASSYLEGCNFLTVAVSTPPNSLGHSLLLLWGPEAQGDFTRWCQLGGLWAFVALHGAFALIGFMLRQFEIARLVGIRPYNAIAFSAPIAVFVSVFLMYPLGQSGWFFAPSFGVAAIFRFLLFLQGFHNWTLNPFHMMGVAGVLGGALLCAIHGATVENTLFEDGQGSNTFRAFNPTQAEETYSMVTANRFWSQIFGIAFSNKRWLHFFMLFVPVMGLWMSAIGIVGLALNLRAYDFVSQEIRAAEDPEFETFYTKNILLNEGIRAWMAPQDQPHENFVFPEEVLPRGNAL
- a CDS encoding peptidylprolyl isomerase, with the translated sequence MQMRRWLVSLLVISALVAGGCSPQETSPSPSDGSSAETTPTATATPVASPQPANLPRLEGKATVELIIKGKPITIEVDGANAPITAGNFVDLVQQGVYDGLVFHRVIREPQPFVAQAGDPQSKDPNFSLEQLGTGGFVDPATGQPRNIPLEIKPEGSASPVYSKTLDTAGIAAPPQLKHTRGAVAMARASIPDSASSQFYIALADLQFLDRDYAVFGYVTQGMDVVDTIQQGDRIESAKVTKGAENLKQGGAASTPSPSPSPQ
- a CDS encoding photosystem I assembly protein Ycf4, with protein sequence MTAQAASKGNLVLRQPILGSRRFSNYWWATVVSIGGTGFALSGLSSYLKVNLLPVSDPTQLVFVPQGLAMSFYGVAALLLASYLWLVIIADVGAGYNEFNRDTGTVKIFRWGFPGKNRRIEINCPISDVQSVRVDLREGLNPRRALFLKLKGRNDIPLTRVGEPLPLAELENQGAELARFLNVPLEGL
- a CDS encoding beta-ketoacyl-ACP synthase; the protein is MDVVVTGIGLVSALGETMQTSWQQLLANQSGILLRQPFPELEPRPLAMLGKHPAALNDLTQQVVVAALQDAGLAPPLGECGVVIGSSRSYQSQWELQVRHRLMAQPLSGDPIALPWLETLPGQAAIAAARQIGSSAPVLAPMAACATGIWAIAQGFELVRTGQCQRVIAGAVEAPITPLTLAGFQQMGALAATGAYPFDRRREGLVLGEGAAVLVLESAELAQQRLAPVCGRILGFGLTADGYHMSAPDPNSRAAIAAVQQCLDRSSLRPEAIDYIHAHGTATQLNDRNEAHLIQHLFPQGVPVSSTKGATGHTLGVSGALGAAFCLMALRHQILPPCVGLQEPEFDLDFVTEASDRVVNHALCFSFGFGGQNAVLAFGK